The DNA sequence TTACCAGCGATATTCCTGCGGTACGACGTGCCATGGATGCGGCGGGGCACCCGGCGCTGTTGATGGTCGATACCATTTCCGGGCTGGCCTGTGCCGATTATCAGCACGACGCCTGGGGTGTCGACGTCACGATTTCAGGGTCGCAGAAGGGCCTGATGTTGCCGCCAGGCATCAGCTTTAACGCGCTGTCAGATAAGGCGCTTCAAGCCAGCCGTCCCTCCCAATTGCCAAAAAGCTTCTGGGCCTGGGACGAAATCGTCGAGGCCAACAAAACTGGCTACTGGCCGTACACACCCAATACCAATCTGCTTTATGGCTTGAACGAAGCGCTGGACATGATCCTGGGGGAAGGCCTGGATAACGTGTTTCTCCGTCATCAGCGCTGGGGGGCGGGAGTGCGCACCGCTGTCGAAGCCTGGGGATTGGAAGTGCAGTGCCTGGACCCTGCCGTCCACTCACCGGTCCTGACCGGCGTCGTAATGCCAGAAGGTGTAGATGCCGATGCGGTTCGCCGGCTGGTTTACGAGCGTTTCGATCTCTCCTTAGGCATGGGGCTCGGCAAGGCCAAGGGAAAGATGTTCCGTATCGGTCACTTGGGTGATTGCAATGACCTGACTCTGATCGCGGCCCTCGGTGGCTGCGAGGCGGGAATGAAGTTATCCGGTGTTGAGTTGAAGGGAAGTGGAGTGTTGGCGGCGCTGAATTACTTTGCCGCTAATCCCCTGCGGACCGCCAACTGACACAGCATAAGCATCGCGGCTTAAGTCGCTCCTGCCGTGGGAGCGGCGCTAGCTGCGAACGGTGCTTTTTGGCGTAAGGCTCGCCACTGCCGCCCTGATGGAAACCGGGAGTTTGTGATGACTTCGTTTACTGAACAAAAATTAAAAGCGCGCAGCGCGCAAGTAGGCCTTGTCTCTGATCTTGCAGCACGCTTGCAGCGAGAGATTGCCGGCGATGTATTTTTCGATAAGGCCTCCCGGGGGCGCTATTCGACGGACGCATCGATCTACCAAGTCATGCCGGTTGGCGTAGTCATCCCGCGCCACCAGCAGGACCTACAGATTGCCTTGGATATCGCGCGTGACGCGAAGATTCCGGTACTCGCGCGGGGAGGCGGAACCAGCCAGTGCGGGCAGACGGTCGGGGAAGCGATCGTGCTGGA is a window from the Pseudomonas sp. MTM4 genome containing:
- a CDS encoding alanine--glyoxylate aminotransferase family protein gives rise to the protein MLFNDEFKTQNTKITNSERLRRYPMLKLDFHPSGRHFLQIPGPSPVPDRILRAMSLPTIDHRGPEFGALGLEILGKIQKIFKTVHPVVIYPASGTGAWEAALVNTLSAGDKVLMFETGHFATLWEKMARRLGVEPEFLGLPGYEGWRAGVQADMIERRLREDTGHSIKAVCVVHNETSTGVTSDIPAVRRAMDAAGHPALLMVDTISGLACADYQHDAWGVDVTISGSQKGLMLPPGISFNALSDKALQASRPSQLPKSFWAWDEIVEANKTGYWPYTPNTNLLYGLNEALDMILGEGLDNVFLRHQRWGAGVRTAVEAWGLEVQCLDPAVHSPVLTGVVMPEGVDADAVRRLVYERFDLSLGMGLGKAKGKMFRIGHLGDCNDLTLIAALGGCEAGMKLSGVELKGSGVLAALNYFAANPLRTAN